A DNA window from Vigna angularis cultivar LongXiaoDou No.4 chromosome 1, ASM1680809v1, whole genome shotgun sequence contains the following coding sequences:
- the LOC108333525 gene encoding ubiquitin-conjugating enzyme E2 32, with amino-acid sequence MADKHNLKNPAVKRILQELKEMQSNPSDDYLSLPLEENIFEWQFAIRGPRDTEFEGGIYHGRIQLPSEYPFKPPSFMLLTPSGRFETQTKICLSISNHHPEHWQPSWSVRTALVALIAFMPTNPNGALGSLSYKKEDRRSLAIKSREAPPKFGTSERQKLIDEIHENMLSKSTPVPEVGPSQVSEGQSITEEAETLLNLQHPEPLPAGEGIPDIAGDRIIEEQEHPANANPNLAGVEVSKQNTSSVPRNQLIQKSDAMVQNMKPETRAPKPDDRLFTLAAIGLTIAIVVLLLKKFVKSTGHGAVFMDES; translated from the exons ATGGCCGACAAACACAACCTCAAGAATCCAGCCGTCAAACGGATTCtccaagagttgaaagagaTGCAATCAAACCCTTCCGATGACTACCTCAGTCTCCCTCTCGag gaaaatatatttgaatggCAATTTGCGATTAGGGGACCTCGTGATACTGAATTTGAGGGTGGTATTTATCATGGACGGATTCAGTTGCCTTCAGAATATCCCTTCAAACCTCCTTCATTTATGCTGCTGACG CCTAGTGGCCGTTTTGAGACCCAAACCAAGATTTGCTTGAGCATTTCAAATCATCACCCTGAGCATTGGCAACCATCATGGAGTG TGAGGACTGCTCTAGTTGCGCTGATTGCATTCATGCCCACCAACCCAAATGGCGCGCTGGGCTCATTAAGCTACAAGAAAGAAGACAGGCGTTCCCTAGCCATTAAATCCCGTGAAGCACCTCCAAAATTTGGGACTTCTGAACGTCAAAAACTTATTGATGAG ATACACGAGAATATGCTAAGCAAATCAACCCCTGTTCCAGAAGTTGGTCCCTCACAAGTTTCTGAGGGGCAATCCATCACAGAGGAGGCTGAGACCCTGTTGAATTTGCAACATCCGGAGCCTTTAcctgcaggagaggggattccAGATATAGCAGGTGACAGAATAATTGAAGAACAAGAACATCCTGCCAATGCTAATCCTAACCTTGCAGGAGTTGAAGTTTCAAAGCAGAACACATCTAGTGTCCCAAGAAACCAGTTGATCCAAAAGTCAGATGCAATGGTTCAAAATATGAAACCAGAGACAAGGGCTCCAAAACCAGACGACCGATTGTTCACGCTGGCTGCTATTGGACTTACTATAGCAATTGTGGTTCTTTTGCTGAAGAAGTTCGTTAAATCTACAGGACATGGTGCTGTTTTCATGGATGAGTCTTAG
- the LOC108338067 gene encoding UPF0481 protein At3g47200 codes for METITDKSRDQSRNMDHNPVSAKTQADKDLVSSIKEKLEAVSSLKSIFRVPLKLLEVNENMYIPGTVSIGPLHHGKDGLKYMEDRKWHYLLTLLSRQPNQLESSLHECVNALSDLEKPARNFYAEELNLRSNQFIEMMLVDGCFIIELLLKYALKGIRRSGDPIFVTPGLLNKVRCDLILLENQIPFLILQRLFQIVLVQVQHDQTLTLSELTFRFFRKQLPGDREFVNEMFSQEGYHLLDLIRQCYLPNYARVVSKKSVSQGDLESATKLKKDGIKFKRSKAKCLLNLKFSNGVLEVPPFTLHHFTEMLFSNMIALEQHQNDSQPFTSYALLMQAMVCTENDAKLFHKLRILIMNSYPEKEACDLFKRLCRKVDYEEDKFYFAGLIEQILEYKRVPKSWRKILKCSWLKTRTT; via the coding sequence ATGGAAACAATCACTGACAAATCCAGAGATCAGTCAAGAAACATGGATCATAACCCTGTTTCAGCTAAGACACAAGCAGATAAAGATCTTGTATCATCGatcaaagagaagcttgaagcGGTTTCATCTTTGAAATCCATCTTCAGAGTCCCATTGAAACTCCTAGAAGTAAATGAGAATATGTACATCCCTGGCACAGTTTCTATTGGTCCTCTCCATCATGGCAAGGATGGTCTAAAGTACATGGAAGATCGCAAGTGGCATTACCTGCTCACACTGCTGAGTCGACAACCAAACCAGTTAGAGTCAAGTTTGCACGAATGTGTGAATGCACTGAGCGATTTAGAGAAGCCAGCACGAAATTTTTATGCAGAAGAACTGAACCTCAGAAGCAACCAGTTCATCGAGATGATGCTAGTTGATGGGTGTTTCATCATTGAGCTTCTCTTGAAATATGCTCTAAAGGGTATAAGACGTAGTGGTGACCCCATATTTGTCACGCCAGGGTTGCTCAATAAGGTTAGATGTGACCTTATATTGTTAGAAAACCAAATACCATTTCTCATTCTTCAAAGGTTGTTTCAAATTGTACTCGTTCAAGTACAACATGACCAGACCCTGACCCTCTCTGAGCTTACCTTTCGTTTCTTCAGAAAACAGTTGCCGGGGGATAGAGAATTTGTGAATGAGATGTTTAGCCAAGAGGGTTACCATTTGCTTGACCTGATTCGCCAGTGTTACCTTCCAAATTATGCAAGAGTAGTGTCCAAGAAAAGTGTATCTCAAGGTGATCTTGAGTCGGCAACAAAGCTCAAGAAGGATGGGATTAAGTTCAAGAGATCCAAAGCCAAGTGCTTACTAAACTTGAAATTTTCAAATGGGGTGCTTGAAGTTCCTCCCTTCACACTCCATCATTTCACGGAAATGCTATTTTCCAATATGATAGCATTGGAACAGCACCAGAATGATAGTCAGCCTTTCACATCTTATGCCCTTCTAATGCAAGCCATGGTGTGCACTGAAAATGATGCCAAGTTGTTCCACAAACTAAGGATACTGATCATGAATAGTTACCCTGAGAAAGAAGCTTGTGATCTGTTTAAGAGGCTTTGCAGAAAAGTGGATTACGAGGAGGATAAGTTCTATTTTGCAGGTCTGATTGAACAAATTTTGGAGTATAAAAGAGTCCCGAAATCATGGAGGAAGATATTGAAATGCAGCTGGCTTAAAACTCGTACTACATGA